One genomic window of Candidatus Hydrogenedentota bacterium includes the following:
- a CDS encoding cofactor-independent phosphoglycerate mutase has translation MKFLCLIGDGMADFPLDARGGRTPLQLASTPALDALASEGLCGLYWPIPRDLPPGSDIGNLSLFGYDPHGTFTGRAPLEAANQGISLGPDDVAFRCNLVTLDDGVMKSFTADHISSEEAAKLIRTLDAECPHACSFYPGVSYRHLAVIPGGEVKPGALVATVCTPPHDISDQPYGEHLPKGPAGEYLRMLMEWSRPILEGHPVNAARRAAGHLPATSIWLWGQGQAPRMETYRERFGVSGAVISAVDLVKGIGVCAGLEVINVPGATGYIDTNYEGKVEAALRALERVDFVYVHVEAPDECAHEGIIDKKIAAIEAFDSRVVGPCLEAARSHADWRVLAAPDHVTALSSRTHAGGPVPFAVWGCGVASNGVARYDEASAEAGGLVIDPGYALIPWIIRTDRLDAHSFQIT, from the coding sequence GTGAAGTTCTTATGCCTTATTGGGGACGGCATGGCCGATTTCCCTCTTGATGCGCGCGGTGGCCGGACGCCCTTGCAACTGGCGTCGACTCCCGCGCTGGATGCCCTTGCGTCTGAAGGGCTATGCGGCCTGTATTGGCCCATTCCCAGAGATTTGCCGCCGGGCAGTGACATCGGCAACCTTTCGTTGTTCGGTTACGATCCTCACGGGACCTTCACGGGCCGCGCGCCGCTCGAGGCCGCGAACCAAGGCATTTCGCTGGGCCCGGACGACGTGGCCTTTCGCTGCAACCTGGTCACGCTGGACGACGGCGTGATGAAGAGCTTTACGGCGGACCACATCTCGAGCGAGGAGGCCGCGAAGCTGATCCGCACGCTTGATGCGGAATGCCCGCACGCTTGCTCGTTCTATCCCGGCGTCAGCTACCGACATCTTGCCGTGATCCCGGGCGGTGAAGTCAAGCCCGGCGCGTTGGTAGCGACCGTCTGCACGCCGCCCCATGATATCTCGGACCAGCCGTACGGCGAACATCTGCCCAAGGGTCCTGCCGGAGAGTATCTCCGGATGCTGATGGAATGGTCGCGGCCCATTCTCGAGGGGCACCCGGTCAATGCGGCCCGCAGAGCCGCGGGTCATCTTCCAGCGACCTCGATCTGGTTGTGGGGGCAGGGCCAAGCGCCGCGGATGGAAACGTACAGGGAACGTTTCGGCGTTTCCGGGGCCGTCATTTCAGCCGTTGACCTCGTGAAAGGCATTGGCGTGTGCGCGGGCCTCGAGGTGATTAATGTGCCCGGCGCGACGGGGTATATCGATACGAATTACGAGGGCAAGGTCGAGGCGGCCTTGCGCGCCCTTGAACGCGTGGACTTTGTCTATGTCCATGTTGAGGCGCCCGACGAATGCGCTCACGAAGGCATTATCGACAAGAAGATCGCGGCCATCGAAGCGTTCGATAGCCGTGTTGTGGGACCGTGTCTCGAGGCTGCCCGGTCACACGCGGATTGGCGTGTCCTTGCCGCGCCGGATCATGTCACCGCTCTGAGCAGCCGCACCCACGCGGGCGGGCCGGTGCCCTTTGCGGTATGGGGATGCGGCGTGGCATCGAACGGCGTTGCGCGGTATGATGAGGCTTCGGCTGAAGCGGGCGGCCTGGTCATCGACCCTGGTTATGCCCTGATTCCGTGGATCATTCGCACGGACCGTCTCGATGCGCATAGTTTTCAGATAACCTGA
- a CDS encoding class I SAM-dependent methyltransferase, with product MTPRHTGQDEVQQLCLQLIDGQVGPDAAATQKALLAFCALVKKWNPFASLVSSQDAERLWLHIADSLSLLETIHRLGGSLPRLFDIGSGAGFPAIPLALAMPGLQVTMVERSRKKAGFLENALGELALLPRATILQGTFPQEIALEKPGGWLITARAVEDPGNLWPGVRALVQEGATFLCQWPDLPLGADKMFHVEQLIDDWTQTGLRRGSLHIIQNR from the coding sequence ATGACACCCCGCCACACAGGCCAGGATGAGGTTCAACAACTGTGCCTTCAGCTCATCGACGGCCAGGTTGGTCCGGATGCCGCCGCGACGCAAAAGGCGCTCCTGGCCTTCTGCGCCCTTGTCAAGAAATGGAACCCCTTTGCCTCGCTGGTATCTTCCCAAGACGCCGAACGGCTCTGGCTTCACATCGCCGATTCACTCAGCCTGCTCGAAACCATCCATCGCCTGGGTGGCTCTTTGCCCCGGCTGTTCGACATCGGGAGCGGGGCCGGATTTCCGGCTATCCCCTTGGCATTGGCCATGCCCGGCCTGCAGGTTACAATGGTCGAGCGGTCCCGCAAAAAGGCGGGTTTCCTCGAGAATGCCCTCGGCGAACTGGCACTTCTGCCGCGCGCAACAATACTGCAAGGGACGTTTCCGCAGGAGATCGCCCTGGAAAAGCCCGGCGGATGGCTTATCACCGCACGCGCGGTGGAAGACCCCGGGAACCTGTGGCCGGGTGTGCGTGCTCTGGTGCAAGAAGGCGCCACTTTCCTCTGCCAATGGCCTGATTTGCCGCTTGGGGCAGACAAAATGTTCCACGTGGAACAGTTAATTGATGACTGGACCCAAACCGGGCTCCGGCGCGGCTCTCTCCACATAATCCAAAACCGGTGA
- a CDS encoding ABC transporter permease subunit: protein MVRRIGKVERIARRAFLHVVLAMGSFVFAIPFIWLFSTSCKVPDEMYPPKWVPQIPEGVASSPYIRIRENEKPVRPVRVREEDWERLAGPVEAAITERLVSMQGRLPGLYGQYLREPDLAKGVFNRVLKRAPDHLFEKNELVVTSWFGGEVTDEIVYEVFDMVYRRASLSDVVLHGWDMSVEYPTEGGYIPWTVAKGSNVQLVDRKTGLRRASKELHYSFENQDSFTVQAIVPMNMAPENLKKVVVSNHADRSWHEVNCTLEMAGVRYESVQKGFLGSDQWQEWAWQFPSEMDHSVETKNWLRIREAGPSDFREQGRLRVTLDFNRALRPKAVANKYMFNYREVLRMIPVTMYLRNSLVLVVLNVLGQIVGSSLVAFSFARLRWPARDFCFFLVLATLMIPPQVTMIPVFLIFKNLGWYNTLKPLWVVSFFGSAFYIFLLRQFMRSIPGDLEDSAKIDGCGYLGIYWRIIMPLIKPALATIGIFTSLAVWNDFMGPLIYVNDQALYPLSLGLFALKVFKTGDYGLMMAGAVMMTLPIIILFFVAQREFIQGITLTGMKG, encoded by the coding sequence GTGGTTCGACGCATTGGAAAGGTTGAGCGGATAGCGAGGCGGGCTTTTCTCCACGTCGTGTTGGCGATGGGGTCGTTTGTCTTTGCGATTCCGTTCATCTGGCTGTTCAGCACGAGCTGCAAGGTTCCGGACGAGATGTATCCGCCGAAATGGGTGCCGCAGATTCCCGAGGGAGTGGCAAGCTCTCCATACATACGGATTCGCGAGAATGAGAAGCCCGTGCGCCCGGTACGCGTCAGGGAGGAAGACTGGGAGCGTCTCGCGGGGCCTGTTGAAGCCGCAATCACGGAGCGTCTGGTGTCTATGCAGGGCCGCCTGCCCGGCCTGTACGGGCAGTATCTGCGGGAGCCCGACCTGGCAAAGGGTGTTTTCAACCGGGTGCTCAAGCGCGCGCCGGACCATCTGTTCGAGAAAAACGAGTTGGTGGTGACGTCCTGGTTCGGCGGCGAGGTGACCGATGAGATCGTGTACGAGGTCTTTGACATGGTCTACCGGCGGGCCTCGCTCTCAGACGTGGTCTTGCACGGCTGGGATATGTCGGTGGAATACCCCACGGAAGGGGGCTATATCCCATGGACGGTGGCTAAGGGAAGCAATGTCCAGCTCGTGGACAGGAAGACGGGTCTCCGGCGCGCATCGAAGGAGCTGCACTATTCCTTCGAAAACCAGGATTCGTTCACGGTTCAGGCGATTGTGCCGATGAACATGGCGCCCGAGAACCTCAAGAAGGTAGTGGTCAGCAATCATGCCGACCGCTCTTGGCACGAGGTGAACTGCACGCTCGAGATGGCAGGCGTGCGGTATGAATCCGTTCAAAAGGGTTTTCTGGGGAGCGACCAGTGGCAGGAATGGGCATGGCAGTTCCCAAGCGAGATGGACCACTCGGTCGAAACCAAAAACTGGCTGCGGATAAGGGAGGCAGGACCGTCGGATTTCCGTGAACAGGGCAGACTCCGGGTCACGCTGGATTTCAACCGGGCATTGCGGCCGAAAGCGGTCGCGAACAAGTATATGTTCAACTACCGTGAAGTGCTGCGAATGATTCCAGTGACGATGTATCTGCGGAACAGTCTGGTGTTGGTGGTGCTGAATGTGTTGGGGCAGATTGTGGGGTCCTCGCTGGTTGCGTTCTCGTTTGCGCGGCTGAGATGGCCGGCACGGGATTTTTGTTTCTTTTTGGTTTTGGCGACCTTGATGATTCCGCCGCAGGTGACAATGATTCCGGTGTTCCTCATATTCAAGAATCTCGGATGGTACAACACCCTGAAACCGTTGTGGGTGGTGTCGTTCTTTGGAAGCGCGTTCTACATTTTCCTGCTGCGGCAGTTCATGCGGAGCATCCCGGGGGATTTGGAGGACAGCGCGAAGATTGACGGGTGCGGATACCTGGGGATTTACTGGCGGATCATCATGCCCTTGATAAAACCCGCCTTGGCGACGATTGGGATCTTCACGTCGCTGGCTGTGTGGAACGACTTCATGGGGCCGCTGATCTATGTCAATGACCAGGCGCTGTATCCGTTGAGCCTTGGATTGTTTGCGCTGAAGGTGTTCAAGACTGGGGACTACGGCCTGATGATGGCGGGGGCTGTAATGATGACCTTGCCCATCATAATCCTGTTCTTTGTGGCGCAGCGGGAGTTCATTCAGGGCATCACCTTGACGGGGATGAAAGGGTAG
- a CDS encoding extracellular solute-binding protein — protein sequence MRKTAAFLSFIGFVTAAICASASETVTLYYWGEELDNFAGGVVHGFEAFHDGSDGKPRIKVVMGQSASINKTDDPQRLLCSITGGDPPDVVFFDRFAVGEWAARGAFMSLQEFYEEDLRERPDDPSTLREEDFYRPCWLEACYEGKLYAVPTRTDSRALFYNKDLLEKYSDELIAAGCVDPEDPTRVGPPRTWQQLKDATRIMTERDASGKLVSVGFVPNYGNSWLYIYGWLNGGEFMSEDGRTCTLNSPEVVEALAYMTELYDLMGGAKEVTAFQSSQEGTDLDPFLRGKIAMRIDCDEYIGQIINLKRDLNFGVTLAPAPEGKQRLGWCGGWSLVIPRGAKHPREAWEFMKYMVSQRAVKIKCDEQRQFARGSGNIFLPQIQARKSVAEWANEYYIYSDPEVPERFKTAKQVFVEALPYSKCRPVTAVGQVLWNAQVRAMEAGIYKTFDPADIRRNAKMALDYQTEIVQRELDRLFHPKAYPEISWTPVLVVYGVVILALFGGVFWYFERGLRSTGYFRREYYAGYAFATPWFIGFLVFWGGPIVFSLIMSFCEYDVFSPPKFVGLNNYLNMFTAEPLFFKSLWNTLYIALSVPLSMAVGLGIAMLLSYEVKGMAVYRTFFYLPAIMPAVAAAILWQWIFNPQEGILNAFLGFLGLDGPAWLQDQMWSKPAIILMLLWGAGGGMIVWLAGLKGIPRHLYEAAEIDGAGKFTKFFSITLPMLSPYILFNLVMGLISMFQIFTQAYVMTQGGPVNSTLFYVYELFNNAFRYMRMGYAAALAWVLFAIILVLTIVQLRLSRKWVYYESDK from the coding sequence TTGCGCAAGACGGCGGCATTCTTGTCCTTTATCGGTTTTGTGACGGCCGCCATATGTGCCTCCGCGTCCGAAACGGTGACTTTGTATTATTGGGGAGAGGAGCTGGATAACTTCGCGGGAGGCGTGGTCCATGGTTTTGAGGCTTTTCACGACGGGAGCGACGGCAAGCCCCGTATCAAAGTGGTCATGGGCCAGAGCGCGTCGATCAACAAAACGGACGATCCGCAACGGCTTCTCTGCAGCATAACGGGCGGCGACCCGCCAGACGTGGTGTTCTTCGATCGGTTCGCGGTGGGGGAATGGGCGGCGCGCGGGGCGTTCATGTCGTTGCAGGAATTCTATGAAGAGGACCTGCGGGAGCGCCCGGACGACCCGTCAACACTGCGCGAGGAAGACTTCTACCGTCCGTGCTGGCTCGAGGCGTGTTACGAGGGGAAGCTGTACGCGGTTCCAACGCGCACAGACAGTAGAGCCCTTTTCTATAACAAAGATCTGCTGGAAAAATACTCCGACGAGCTGATCGCCGCGGGCTGCGTAGACCCGGAGGACCCCACGAGGGTAGGGCCGCCGAGGACGTGGCAGCAGTTGAAAGACGCCACGCGGATCATGACCGAACGGGATGCTTCGGGCAAGCTGGTCTCGGTGGGGTTCGTTCCTAATTACGGGAATTCGTGGCTGTACATCTACGGGTGGCTGAACGGGGGCGAGTTCATGAGTGAGGACGGGCGGACGTGCACGCTGAACTCACCGGAGGTCGTTGAGGCGCTGGCCTACATGACCGAGCTGTACGACCTGATGGGCGGGGCAAAGGAGGTGACGGCGTTTCAATCCAGCCAGGAAGGTACCGATCTCGACCCGTTTCTGCGCGGCAAGATTGCCATGCGCATCGACTGCGATGAATACATCGGGCAGATCATTAACCTGAAGCGCGACCTGAATTTCGGGGTAACCCTTGCTCCGGCGCCAGAGGGAAAGCAGCGCCTGGGCTGGTGCGGGGGGTGGTCGCTGGTCATACCCCGGGGGGCCAAGCATCCGCGTGAGGCGTGGGAGTTCATGAAATACATGGTTTCCCAGCGTGCCGTCAAGATTAAGTGCGACGAGCAACGGCAATTCGCGCGCGGGAGCGGCAACATCTTTCTTCCCCAAATCCAGGCGCGGAAGAGCGTGGCCGAATGGGCCAACGAATATTATATCTACAGCGATCCCGAGGTACCGGAGCGGTTCAAGACAGCAAAACAGGTGTTTGTCGAGGCGCTGCCGTACTCGAAGTGCCGCCCGGTTACGGCGGTGGGCCAGGTGTTGTGGAATGCCCAGGTACGCGCTATGGAGGCGGGTATCTACAAGACCTTTGACCCGGCCGATATTCGCCGGAATGCGAAGATGGCGCTGGATTACCAGACGGAGATCGTTCAAAGGGAGCTGGACCGTCTCTTTCATCCCAAGGCGTACCCTGAAATCAGTTGGACACCCGTACTGGTGGTATACGGCGTGGTGATCCTCGCGCTGTTTGGAGGGGTGTTCTGGTATTTTGAGCGGGGATTGCGGAGCACGGGATATTTCCGGAGAGAGTATTATGCAGGGTATGCCTTCGCCACGCCGTGGTTCATCGGGTTTCTGGTGTTCTGGGGAGGCCCGATTGTCTTCTCATTGATCATGAGCTTCTGTGAATACGATGTGTTCTCGCCGCCAAAGTTCGTAGGGTTGAACAACTATCTCAACATGTTCACGGCTGAACCGTTGTTCTTCAAATCTCTTTGGAACACGTTGTATATCGCCCTGAGCGTCCCTTTGAGCATGGCGGTGGGATTGGGGATCGCCATGTTGTTGAGCTACGAAGTGAAGGGAATGGCGGTCTACCGGACGTTTTTCTACCTTCCAGCGATCATGCCGGCGGTGGCGGCGGCAATTCTGTGGCAGTGGATATTCAATCCCCAGGAGGGGATTCTGAATGCGTTTCTGGGTTTTCTCGGATTGGACGGCCCGGCGTGGCTTCAGGACCAGATGTGGTCGAAGCCCGCGATCATTCTGATGTTGCTGTGGGGCGCCGGCGGAGGGATGATCGTCTGGCTGGCAGGTCTCAAAGGGATTCCGAGACATCTGTACGAGGCCGCGGAAATAGACGGGGCGGGGAAGTTTACCAAGTTCTTCAGCATTACGCTGCCGATGCTGAGCCCGTATATTCTGTTCAATCTGGTCATGGGGCTGATTTCCATGTTCCAGATTTTCACGCAGGCGTACGTGATGACGCAGGGCGGTCCCGTGAACTCGACCTTGTTTTATGTGTATGAGCTGTTCAACAACGCCTTCCGGTATATGCGCATGGGATATGCTGCCGCCCTGGCTTGGGTGTTGTTCGCGATTATCCTGGTATTGACCATAGTCCAACTCCGATTGTCGAGGAAGTGGGTTTATTACGAGAGCGATAAGTAG
- a CDS encoding DUF72 domain-containing protein gives MGTESAAVRVGPAGWSYDDWQGIVYPPGMPRHLHPLEFLSRYFDTVEVNSSYYRPLPPNYAANWLNLLDGNPRFKLTAKLYKAFTHERGSWPSQQDIDAVRAGFDPLMDARRLGAVLVQFPWSFTRTVENRKWLARVAGTFSEYPLALEVRHASWNRPEVFDELAQRGIAFCNIDQPLFANSLGPTDTVTARVGYVRLHGRNADDWFREDASRDERYDYLYSREELGQWLRKIERIREMAAEVYAITNNHYRGQAVVNAFELQDGLGIKKQAPLPESLIQAYPRLNDIQRE, from the coding sequence ATGGGAACGGAAAGCGCCGCAGTACGGGTCGGACCCGCAGGCTGGTCGTACGACGACTGGCAGGGCATCGTCTATCCCCCCGGCATGCCCCGCCACCTCCATCCTCTTGAGTTTCTCAGCCGGTACTTCGACACGGTCGAGGTGAATTCCTCGTATTACCGTCCCCTGCCGCCGAACTACGCGGCCAACTGGCTGAATCTGCTCGATGGCAATCCCCGCTTCAAACTCACCGCGAAGCTGTACAAGGCGTTCACCCATGAACGCGGCTCATGGCCGTCGCAACAGGATATCGACGCCGTTCGCGCCGGCTTCGACCCCCTCATGGACGCACGACGGCTGGGCGCGGTGCTGGTCCAGTTCCCGTGGAGCTTCACGCGCACCGTCGAGAACCGCAAATGGCTCGCGCGGGTAGCCGGCACCTTTTCCGAATATCCTCTTGCCCTCGAAGTGCGCCATGCCTCATGGAACCGCCCTGAGGTCTTCGACGAGCTTGCCCAGCGGGGCATCGCGTTCTGTAATATTGACCAGCCATTGTTCGCCAATTCTCTCGGACCCACCGACACGGTGACCGCCCGCGTGGGCTACGTCCGCCTTCACGGCCGGAATGCCGACGACTGGTTTCGCGAAGACGCCAGCCGCGACGAACGCTACGACTACCTGTACTCACGAGAGGAACTTGGCCAGTGGCTGCGCAAGATCGAGCGCATCCGCGAAATGGCCGCCGAAGTTTACGCCATCACCAACAACCATTACCGCGGCCAGGCGGTGGTTAACGCCTTCGAGCTTCAGGACGGCCTCGGCATCAAGAAGCAGGCGCCCCTTCCCGAGTCCCTCATCCAGGCGTACCCTCGCCTCAACGACATCCAACGCGAATAG
- a CDS encoding tetratricopeptide repeat protein, which yields MRSHKVIWFITAVLVAATVFVVATRQPAPPNTPSPIVDLSPQQANLLIETMLACLDDDPQGRRVRTRYVVEAVAALAEEGVMETAQTYFALGVLRYGQRWKDAPLGKSEAAFRKAIELDPDWPMPHNGLGLTLMYMERFEEAEAAFRHAIQLDPNWSRPHNDLAVLLRHTNRLDEAEAEALIALSLDPASVANNNNYGNVLLKRGRVEEAEAQYHKAIELDPQEPAPYYNLACTSARRGDRDGMLAYLNVAIVLADVFREEASEDREFAAYRDDPAFRKLVYRE from the coding sequence ATGCGATCGCATAAGGTTATATGGTTCATTACGGCTGTGCTCGTGGCCGCAACCGTTTTCGTTGTGGCCACGCGCCAGCCGGCGCCGCCCAACACGCCTTCGCCTATCGTCGATTTGTCGCCCCAGCAGGCCAATCTGTTGATTGAAACCATGTTGGCCTGTCTCGACGACGATCCCCAGGGCAGGCGCGTGCGCACGCGCTATGTCGTGGAAGCGGTCGCGGCGCTCGCCGAAGAGGGGGTGATGGAAACGGCGCAGACCTACTTCGCCCTCGGCGTGCTCCGGTACGGCCAGCGATGGAAAGATGCCCCATTGGGCAAGTCCGAGGCAGCGTTTCGCAAGGCCATCGAATTGGACCCCGACTGGCCCATGCCGCATAACGGACTCGGACTCACCCTCATGTACATGGAGCGATTCGAAGAAGCCGAAGCCGCGTTTCGCCACGCCATCCAATTGGACCCGAACTGGAGCCGCCCCCACAACGACCTCGCCGTGCTGTTGCGCCATACCAACCGCCTTGATGAAGCCGAGGCGGAGGCCCTCATCGCGCTGTCACTCGACCCGGCCAGCGTCGCCAACAACAACAATTATGGCAACGTTCTCCTCAAACGAGGCCGTGTCGAAGAAGCCGAAGCCCAGTACCACAAAGCCATCGAACTGGACCCTCAGGAGCCCGCCCCCTACTACAATCTCGCGTGCACGTCCGCCCGCCGGGGCGATCGCGACGGGATGCTGGCCTATCTCAACGTCGCGATCGTGCTCGCCGACGTGTTCCGCGAAGAGGCCAGCGAGGACCGCGAGTTCGCCGCCTACCGCGACGATCCCGCCTTCCGCAAACTTGTTTACCGGGAATGA
- a CDS encoding Gfo/Idh/MocA family oxidoreductase — MSVKDKVRVGVIGAGGMAHSVHLPSLGCIPEAEVVAICDLVPERAKEAAAKHHIPRVYPIHAEMLEHEVLDAVLCLCEPDRQFRPAYDALSVGKHVMLEKPPGLTLFQARTLMRAAREHNCIVQVAFNRRFIPLVQEVLARMRNLTTVNQVVGHFMKHGTAAFCDGSISAFESDTIHVLDWVRWVAGGNPVAGAMLESRFGDVVPNAWNAVVRFDNGVAGVIKANYMTGGRTHMFEVHGPHASAFIDVGFGSATCSARILVHGSGGEYSLAAKGAGENQTIELDGIQLAGSREFYAYYGFLQENQEFIAAVREGRPNSCDIEDGVKAFEFAEFLNAHRLA; from the coding sequence ATGAGCGTCAAGGACAAGGTCCGCGTCGGAGTGATTGGCGCCGGGGGGATGGCGCACAGCGTGCACCTGCCTTCGCTTGGCTGCATCCCGGAAGCCGAGGTCGTCGCGATCTGCGACCTGGTGCCCGAGCGCGCCAAGGAAGCGGCCGCGAAACACCATATCCCCAGGGTCTACCCGATTCATGCCGAGATGCTCGAGCACGAAGTGCTCGACGCGGTGCTGTGCCTCTGTGAACCGGATCGCCAGTTTCGCCCGGCCTACGACGCCCTGTCAGTGGGCAAACACGTAATGCTCGAGAAACCGCCGGGACTGACGCTCTTTCAAGCTCGAACCCTCATGCGTGCGGCGCGCGAGCACAATTGTATCGTCCAGGTGGCGTTCAACCGGCGCTTCATCCCCCTTGTGCAAGAGGTCCTGGCCCGCATGCGCAACCTCACCACCGTCAACCAGGTTGTCGGACATTTCATGAAACACGGCACCGCCGCCTTCTGCGACGGCAGCATCAGCGCGTTCGAATCCGACACCATACATGTCCTCGACTGGGTGCGTTGGGTGGCCGGTGGGAATCCCGTCGCAGGGGCCATGCTCGAGTCGCGGTTCGGCGACGTCGTGCCCAACGCCTGGAACGCCGTCGTCCGGTTCGACAACGGTGTTGCGGGCGTGATCAAGGCCAACTACATGACGGGCGGCCGCACCCACATGTTCGAGGTGCACGGTCCGCATGCCAGCGCGTTCATCGACGTGGGATTCGGCTCAGCCACGTGCAGCGCCCGCATCCTGGTCCACGGCAGCGGCGGCGAGTACTCGCTCGCCGCGAAAGGCGCGGGCGAAAACCAGACCATCGAGCTTGACGGCATACAGCTCGCCGGCAGCCGCGAGTTCTACGCCTACTACGGTTTCCTGCAGGAAAACCAGGAATTCATCGCGGCGGTCCGCGAGGGCAGGCCCAACTCGTGCGACATCGAAGACGGCGTGAAAGCGTTCGAGTTCGCCGAATTCCTCAACGCCCACCGCCTGGCATAG